Part of the Penicillium digitatum chromosome 4, complete sequence genome is shown below.
GATAGCATGGGTGCTTCAATGGGGATGAGCTCATTGGGATCTGGAATCGTCGAGCATGTGTCTCCGCCCCAGGGTCGCAGCGCATTATCGCACGCCTCTCACAACTCCGCCTCGTACACTACCCAACGTCCCGCTCACTCTGCCCATCCTTCTTTCTACTCCGACAATCATAGCGTTGATGGCCGCTACAGCAGTGGCTCGATGGACCTCAGCGCAGGGTTTAACAAGTTGCAGCTCAATGAAGCTAATTACCCCTCCCAAGTAACTCCGCGACCTTCGTTCATTCCTCATGCATCTTTTGATGGCTCCTTCCAGCGTGGAAAGTATCAGAACAATGAAGACACTTACCAGGCACTTGGATACACCGCAGAAGCCGTACAGGAGCTGCAGCTTGCCTACCACGCACGGTCCAGAGCTGCGAACACCGGCTCTATCTCACCTTCGGACTATGTCCGCATGGATAGCCCTATCTACGCCGGCGTGGACGCGGCCGCCGCTCAATACCGCAACGCGAGTGTGAGTGAAAGCCAAGTGGCTGCCTTTGAGCGCAGGCTGCGAAGTTTCCAAGAGCAGGAGCTTGCCCAAGGTGCAGCGCGGATGCAGTACCCACCTTCTTACGATTTCCAAGCCTACCAGGCTTCTCGTTTGAATGCTATCTCCGGATTTTACCCAGTAGGCAATCTGAGTGGACTTGGTGCTGCTGCTCTGATTTCACGCGCCCAGCGCGAGCATGATCCCACCCAGGTTGTCCGCAGCCCCCTTCTCGAAGAGTTCAGGGCCAACAGCAAGGGGAACAAGCGATACGAGTTGAAGGACATATACAATCATGTGGTGGAGTTCAGTGGTGATCAGCACGGCTCTCGCTTCATTCAACAGAAGCTTGAGACCGCAAATAGCGACGAGAAGGAGCAGGTGTTCCGGGAGATCCAGCCCAACTGTCTTCAGTTGATGACTGATGTTTTTGGCAACTACGTCGTCCAGAAGTTGTTTGAACACGGCAACCAGACCCAGAAGAAGATATTGGCCAACCAGATGCGCGGTCATGTATTGGCCCTGTCGACTCAGATGTATGGATGCCGAGTGGTCCAGAAGGCCCTGGAGCACATCCTAACTGACCAGCAAGCTGCGATGGTCAAAGAACTGGAGAACCATGTCCTCAAGTGTGTTCGTGATCAGAATGGCAACCATGTCATCCAGAAGGCCATTGAGCGTGTTCCTTCGCAACACGTGCAGTTCATTATCAACGCCTTCCGCGGCCAGGTGAACAGGCTCGCCGCCCATCCTTATGGCTGCCGCGTCATCCAAAGAATGCTTGAGCACTGTGAGGAGGTCGATCGCCAGTCCATTCTGGCTGAGCTTCATGCCTGCACTTCCAATCTGATTCCTGACCAGTTTGGCAACTATGTGATCCAGCACGTTATTGAGAACGGCGACGAGAAGGATCGCACTCGCATGATCGACATTGTCATGGGACAGCTCCTCGCTTACTCCAAGCACAAGTTTGCTAGCAACGTGGTTGAAAAGAGCATTGAGTTCGGTGCTGAACATGAACGTATCCACATCATCAGCACCCTCACCTCTGCGAACGATCGCGGTGAGAGTCCTCTCCTTGGCCTCATGCGTGACCAATATGGCAACTATGTCATTCGTAAGTTTAACCCTACCATTCAGAGTGTATTATGCTTACCATCAACAGAGAAAGTGCTTGGCCAACTGAAACATGTCGAGCGTGAAGCTCTCATCGATCAGATCAAGCCCCTTCTTGGCCAGCTGAAGAAGTTCAGCTATGGCAAGCAGATTGTCGCAATCGAGAAGCTCATCTTCGACCCCACTTCTTCTGCGACCGGTCCACTGCCTCACGCCACTTCGACTACTCCCCCTCACTCTCACAAATCCTCCCCGCAACCTGCCAAGCGCTCAATCCCCACTGAACAGCCCCGGGCCCCTTTTGTCGGCAACGCTCCACCCACACCTCCCCCGACGGATGCCCAGCCCACCGTCGACACCACCCTCGAGTCGAAAGCCCTCGCTAAGAGCACTGTGACCTCGGTTTCGAGTCCCGAGACAGGCAACACCGGTGTTACCGTCCCGGTCGATGTCACCAGTGCTCACTAATTCGTTGCACACTTTGTCTTGATTGCCCAACATAATCTTTCTAATCCTGATTTGACCTGAGCCGAGTGACTTCTACTTCTCTATCTACTATGGGGCGTATACATACAGGGGAACCAGACGGGATATATGCCACCAACGTCTATGTGACTCTCCCCTATTTGACCATGGCTTTGACGGCGCAACATTGAGGGCCTGGGATGTTTTTATTCCtttatttctttttctttcttgtgtTGATTTCGATACCGATCTCGGACCGCCGACTTATTTCCTGTCTTACCTTATTTGTCCTTGCTTCTTCTCTTGACATGTTCATTTATTCTTACGATTGTGCCTGTGAATCATTGTCAACGCTTCTCGCTACGAGATCCAGGTCCGAGAATCGAAGTGGCTCCGGCGTCTTTGTTCTCACCAGTTCTTTCATTTCATTTTATTTGTCATGGGGTTTAGGATGTgatgggggaggggggaggagggttaaaaaaaattggcaATCGGCTTGGAAAGGGGGGAACGGATCTGATCTTTCGCTCTTCATGATTTTCCGAGCGCAAATGCCCATAGCATGGAGCCGGACCCTCCACATTCACATTCGATTCAACAGAAAATACGAGGAAAAGAATCAAATCAACCACTTTGCACAGCAGTTACCTTGTGCCATGGTATCTGCATGATCTACTCAGAACTACCTTCCACTTATCTCTTTCACACATGTCTTTTGCCACTCTCTGGTCAAGTCAACATATTTCAAGCCATGGCTATCATTCCTGATCCTGAGCTCCGCGGATTTTCGCTCTCATCAAGGTATTTTAATCAAAGGTGTTCCTGCTTCTGTGCTTCGAAGTCCGCATGGAGATTTCGCTTGGCTTTGAGGAGCTAGACACAGCTTCTAGCCTCTTGTGGACTTCGTACTTGTTTTCGGGTTGCTATGCCGGCTGATAATTTAgtgctttctcttttcttccccttgCTAGTGGCTGTATTATCAATGCATTATGACTTGACTCTTAACATTGCTCCGGTGTCATTGTGAATGTCGTAGTATGTTTAGCGCCCTTTAgaaaatgcctcaatgggCAGAATTGAAGTGCATTTCGGCCACTTGGGCTTCAGTTGATAACATCAAAAAAAACATTTCAACACACTTGAAGAGATATCAAGACATCGCACAGGCCAAGCAGTCGCTATAGTCCCTAACGGGTGTTAGGGCCTAATTTATATGCCACTGCAAAGACAAACAATTGTTCTGTTTATCcttttgatcttttggcctcGCGGTTAAGTGGTCTTAAATAATCCATCAGGAGTAACTAACGTATTCGgcaagcgagctggccaccccaaccaaaacgcgtccatgaattagatcttagttagttcaatcacccaccatgccaccaatttgTACTCAATactctcgaaattcaatagagtaggagggtaggatcttactagctatccaggcttttaagaatcaagaaatctcttcaattcgtgacgtagcgcgccgttttaacgtcccaagatccaccctttctacccgcctaaATGGTATAtaacaccgcgcgatttcttACGCTAACTCTCacaaattgaccgatactgaagaggaatctctttaGAAATAGATCCTCTCTATAGATCTACGTAGAgctagacttccgcaaagctcgaaaagctcgaaagctccaaaagcccgaaacccgaaccttttgagggtcgagtcgggtcgggtttcgggcttttggagcttttggagcttttcgagctttgcggaagtctaggaGTGATAATATTGAATACACTAAGAGGACTAAATAAAGCGCAAATAATTAAATAAATATAATAATGAAATTTTCTAGATTCCCTGTTTACTCTAAACAAAATACCCTTAAAATTACTGGCTTTTctatgtcagggtgcgggctggcaggacggtatgataggagatgactggcagggacaggtcgtaacagatcagattctcattgacaggtacaggcacaggcaggggcaggctaatatacaagacgtagctcgaagagctacaacaggatctagaactgaagttcaagataaacaggtcggagatcacgtgtcgtgatcttccttttactaagcattacggttcacaccgtgacattcTACATAACTTATCTATATCACGAGGTTAGTCGTGTTTGCACTGTTTACAGTGCTGCAGCACCGAACTAAGTGTCTGGTGCTGCCAAGCCTTGGTGCTGCAGCACCGAACCAAAGGCCTAGTGCTGCCGTAGCACTGGTGCTGCGGGACTTGTCAAGGCCTAGCTATAAGTAAAATACTTAATATTACAAGTAAAAAATATGTTAACTATATAGTTATACGCTAAAAGTCTATTTATCTAGTTTACACTATGTTAGGGCCCTAATAGGTTACCTATCGTTAGGTCGAAGCAGTAGACCTAAACCCCATTTTAGGATAGGTTAGGTTGGGTTAGGTCCGGGTTAGAGTGGGTTATGCCGAAGTCTAGCatagtgggtggttgaagaAGTAGGGTTTAAAGTAATTGATATGGTTTAGTGGGGGTGTCtagctcggtagtgaaatacgttaggAGTCATGTTATTGAAGGGTCGGTACCAGATTATCAATGTTAACTAGTGGCCTGATTTAACTACGGAATTATATCGCTCCAAGGATCCAGACACATGACCTCACACCATATCACACGTGACTATAGTCCCGTGATGTCCGATAAGATGGCGCATTTTAGTAGAGGGCGTCTACACTTCCACTTCTACTTCGACTCTGTGAGCAGCATTGTTTCTCTACGCGTCAACGGACCAAGGCTCGCGGTGTTGACAAAAACAACCGTTTTCGCTGAACTCCCAATCCGAGCTCGAAAGATTCTACGTCTAGAGTCGGCATTCAGGCAAGCTCCGAGCTCTCTCTCAATCCCGCCAAACCAACCCCCACGACTGTCCAGCAATATCACTACCACAAAACCCACATACAatcatccaaaaagaaaaattgaaaGACGCTACACCAATAACCACAAATGTCCTCCAACGTCGGCCTCACAACCCCGCGCGGCAGCGGCACATCAGGCTATGTGCAGCGCAACTCCGCTCTCCTCAAACCCCGCAACACAGGCTACGGTGCTCCCTATCCACCCATCAGCGGCGCGAACGGCAGCGGCACCATGGACCGACCGTTCAAGCAGCGAGTGCCGGACAAGCAGATCCTCGAGCACGACCGCAAGCGTGCGATCGAGGTGAAGGTGATGGAGGAGCGGGAGCGCCTGGAAGAGGAGAATGAGCGGATTGAAGAAGAGGCAGATAAGAAGAATAAAGGGAAGAgcgagggcaagaaggaGCAGGATGGCGAAGCGGATGAGGGGGAGAAGGTGCTTAGTGAAGAGGAGATTGATGAGCGGTGTGATGCTCTTCGACAGCTCTTGTTGGTGAAGCTCGAGGAGGATTTGAAGCGCTCAGAGTCGGGATTCAAGAAACCGTTCGCTGGATCTGGGGCTGGGGCTGGGGCTGCGGCAGGGAGGGATAGACGCAATCTCAAGTCTTATCAGGTTCATGAGCTTGCTGAGGCGAAGATTGAGGAGACGGAGAGGTTACGGAGGGCTTTTGGGTTGAGGGAGGATCGGGAGACGGGGGAGATTTCTAGTTCAAGGGATTATCGGGAGAAGAGGAGGGATTAGATCACGTCTTgacttgtttttttttctccaatcGTCTTTCTTCTCAAGTAATGGCGTTGATCGGTGTTGGGGGGTTTGTGGGATTATCATGCAAATTGGGAGACATGAACAAGTATCTTTCATTTCATATTTGTCCATATTGTGTTGTGTAATCTTCTTCAATGCAAAGAAGTGAACAATTGGATATCATAACCTCATCTATAATACACCAAAACCAGTACCTATGCCACAAACTTTTCTATGACCCAACCCTGCTTCGCATCCTTCTTCTGCACAACCTTCTTAGCAGGCATCGGCCAACCCACACCACCTTCATCGCCAACCAAAGAAGGAATAACCCAGCAAGATCTGCGCGGCGGTACACCCTCAATAGCATCAGCCTTACCAATTGGCTTTCCATACTCAATAAGCGGTGTATCGTGCGCAATCGCCGAAAGCTGCAACCCACTAGGTACAACAAGCGGGAACATTCTAATCCTAGGCACCTGGTCCGAGACCAGAGAAGCCGAAGACTGCTGGAGATGCGAATAGGTGATATACTTTGGCATTTCCTTCGGCGAGAGCTTAGCAAGCAGCGAAGATGGATGCACGTAAACAGCACGTTCCTGTAGATCCTCACCCTTGCCGTCCCGGGAACGGAAGAGCGTCAGGTAAGGTACGTCAATGGCGCGACGGGGGGTGCGCGGGTTCTCCGGCGGGACGGGTGCTTGATCAGCGCGGATAGCGACGTGGTCGATGAAACCTGCCGTGACGATCTGCTTGAGGGCCTTGATTTGCTTAGAAGAGGGCTCTGGTAGACGGGCTTCGTAGGCGGGGACTAGGCCTGGGTTGTTTGAGCGCACGATGTCGGTTAGTTGGCGACGGAGCTGGGTTGCTTCTTTGAAGGCCTTTGCGCGGAGGAACATTTTCTCACTGAAGGAGTCACCGTCGGAGGCGTAGCCGTAGGCGCAAATTGCAGAGAGGGACTTTAGAGCGTCGGAGGTGTCGTCGTGTTTGCTGAAGAGGCGTTGGGCGCGGGCGTATGCTTTGTTGCGTTGGGCACGCTCGTCGTCTTTGAGTCGGTCTGCGTTTGTGTAGACCTTGCGTCTGTCGCTGTCGCTGTCGCTGTCGTCGTCGACTTGCTTCTTGGCTGTGGTGGGCAGGGGTTGGTTCGGGTCGAGCTGGTTCTCTGGGACGAAGAGGTCGCCGACTGCTAGGGCCGCAACTAGGGCAATCACGTAGGGCATGCAGCCGTGTTGATGGCCGATGTGGAGCATTTTGCTGAACCGGGGGGAGAGGGGGTATGTCGAGAGACGACGGCCGATGGGGGTTACCTGGCCGTCGGCTGTGAGGGCACCGAGGTTCTTGAGCAGTTTCTCTGCCTTTGCAAGACCCTGGCGGCTCGGGGGTGTGgggaatgggaagttgatcACGTTGTGAAGACCCATGCTCTTCATCTGGAGGACAACACCTTCGATGGGAGTGCGGAGGATCTCTGGGTCGGTGTATTCGGCGAACTCGCTTTCATAGACTGCAGATGAGTACATTCGGTAACAGTGACCAGGCCCTGTTCGGCCAGCTCGGCCAGCTCTCTGGTTTGCGCTTGCCTTGCTGATCCAGCCGACCTGGAAGCTCTGGACCCCCGTGAAGAGATCGAACTGCTTCTCCTTGGCGCGACCGCAGTCAAAGACATACTTGATACCGGGGATGGTGAGAGATGTCTCGGCGACGTTGGTTGCGAGGATGATCAGTCGGGAGTTTTCAGGGGCTGGCTCAAAAACCTTCATCTGTTCTTTCGTAGGAAGTTGGGAGTATAGAGGCAAGACGTGAACGCGAGTTGACGAGTCCATGGCCTCTTCCCCTTCAGCAAGTTCGAAgccttcatcttcctctgcGTCATCCAGTCCGGTGATCTCCATGTCACTGTCGTAATCATCATGTCCTGGGTTATCCATCTCGGTGCCGCCCAACTCCAGGTCCTCTGCTTCCAGAGGTGCCTCAGTAGCTGAAAGCTGCACCTTTGCCTGTGTCGTGTCTTCCCGCTGAGTAGGTTTGAATGCCTGCTTCAGACGCTTAGAAAGCTGCCGGATCTCATTCTGGCCAGTCAAGAACACAAGCATTCCACCGGCGGGTAGTTTGCGGTGTCCACGTGAAACCTTGCGGAAAGCATCTTCAACATAGTCACGCTGTGTGCGGCGGGAGAAATGAACTGCAACAGGGTATTGGCGACCCTCAGCTTGAACCAGGGGAGGAGCACCATCACGGAAAAGACTTGGGTTTTCGGTGAAATCCGAAATACGGAGAGTGGCTGACATGATGACGACCTTCAAAGGCTTGACAGACGGGTCCTCCTCGCTCAAAGACTTGCGTAGGCCCACAATACGGCTGACCATTCCAATCAGGATGTCGGTGTTGACGCTGCGCTCGTGAGCCTCATCAATAAGAATGATAGAGTATTTGCGAAGGGCAAAGTCATCTGCGATCTCTCGTAGAAGAATACCATCAGTCATGAACTTGATGGCTGTCTTCTTGGATGCCGTAGACTCAAATCGGATTTGATAAGAAACCTTCTCGGCATGTTGACCCAACTCTTGAGAAACGCGGTTCGCCATACTCACGGCCGCGACTCGGCGAGGCTGAGTGACACCAATAAGACCCGGATTAGGGCTGCCTGGGGAGCCGAAGCCGGATTCGAAGAGGAACTGGGGAAGCTGGGTTGTCTTTCCACTTCCGGTAGCACCCCAAATAACGACAACTGAGTTGTTGTGGATTGCCTCCATGATTTTCTGTTCCTCACCAACAACAGGGAGTCCAAGACGAGCAGCTTGGATTTCCTCCGTACGGTCAACCGCAACACTGTAGGCCTTGCGATTAGGATCGCCATGAGTCACCTGAAGCTCCCGGGGGAGAGGTTCTTCTTGGGTGGTATTGTGCGTTGCTGGCAACTTAGATGGATCGAAAACCTGCTCTTCCTGGGTCACCGCTCCCTCGGTGGGTTTAAACCCTGCGGCTTCGTTGATCTGTTGTACCGCCCAAGATTTGAAGGCCGACTGGCGGGTCTTGAGCGTTGGCTTATCCTCGTCCATttcgtcatcatcttctGATTCTTCTGAgtcttcctcatcctcatctggGGAATTGTCTTCAGAGGACGaagtatcttcttcttccgagTCCTCTTCAATTTCACTTTCGGACTCCTCGTCCATAccgtcttcatcatcatcatcttcttcttcttcttcttctacatctccctcctcctcatccgaATCAAAGCCCTCCCATGCAACCTCTGCTTTTACTGGTGCAGGTGCGGGTTTCTTCTTCGGTGCGCGCTTCCGCTTCTTTAGAACAGGGAATCCATCAGCTCCTAATTCCAATGGTCGTTTAAGTCCACTTCCAGCAGCCGCCTCTTCTCGTAACTTTTGTTCATCGGGATCTGTTGCAGGATTGGACACTTTCAGGTGGATATCCGAATCGTCGGTATCATATCCCGAGATGTCTGCAGGAGCATTGTGTTTCGGCGTGGAAATGGTTGGTGCAGATATGTCGTCACCCTGTCTCTTGCGCTTAGAAAGATCTCGGGAGCTCTTTAAAGATGAAGTATCGACAGAAGACTGCGCTAGCTTTTTCAACAATTCGAcattttcttccttcttgaGTTTGTTTTCCTGCGGGAATGTTAGGGCCATATCTTTCTACTGCGGCTATCCACGTACAATGTATTTGTCCAAgcgcttctgcttctttgAAGACATCTGGGGATGCTGCTCTTGTAGCTCTCCCCTCAGCTTCTGTCGCCGGGCCTCTTTCTCGTCCTTGGAGACGGGCTGGAGCTGAGCGACATTGGTATCTGTCGACTCGCCGTCTGGGTTTTGCCGGTGCCTTTGTTTTCTCAGACGTGGTGTAAATTTGGGAGGCATCTTGGATTACTGCAGCCCCTTCTAGCTGAGAAGATAAGATATTTGACTGAGCATGTATCCTCGGCAATCCAACTGTTTCttcatcaaaaaaaaaattagggCGGTCGGATATTGCCGGCTTGGCTTGAGGCGGTGAAACTAGCCGCCTACGGATGGATGTGAACTCCGATATACCTTTGTAGCTAACCTAACCCATGttcttctttttattttCAGTATTCTAACAAAGACTCTTACTTCAAATCACCATGGCTGAATCCTTTGACACAAGCCCTCTGGAGAATTCCCTTAACCTACCTTTTCCTGCTACCACGAAGCAGATCGCGGGGTTGGTCAATGGCATACAAACAGACGTGGTGATTATGAGCTTTAGCGATAAAATCATGGTCACAATCTCACAGGCAGGACGATTAGCACATTGGGTGTGTAATATTGAATTTTGCTTCAGAAAAAGTTCACTAACGGTTTATAGTTGCATGTGCCGATGGAGAACCAGAACCCAGGCACTGAGGGCATGCACACCCTCGCTGAGGGCGACGACACTCTCTTACCCCTCAAAAGCCTAACCACCACTACCTTACTAGGTGGCTACTCTCCAGGACAAGATACATCCGGTCAACTACTTGCTCGTCAGATTGCTACGGCTATTGCAATGAAAACACCTAGTGAAAAGAGATTACTACTTgttggccttggccttggaaaGTCAATTGCTGATAGAGATTCATTTTTTGCAATTGTTGATCTGGCTTTGCAATGCCTATGAAATCATCAGAGTCTGATCTCTGACTGAGAGTAAGGTGGCCATCAGAACGAGACCTGCGCGATCTCTCGGGCTCGCTCCAGAAGC
Proteins encoded:
- a CDS encoding DEAH-box RNA helicase (Dhr1), putative gives rise to the protein MPPKFTPRLRKQRHRQNPDGESTDTNVAQLQPVSKDEKEARRQKLRGELQEQHPQMSSKKQKRLDKYIENKLKKEENVELLKKLAQSSVDTSSLKSSRDLSKRKRQGDDISAPTISTPKHNAPADISGYDTDDSDIHLKVSNPATDPDEQKLREEAAAGSGLKRPLELGADGFPVLKKRKRAPKKKPAPAPVKAEVAWEGFDSDEEEGDVEEEEEEDDDDEDGMDEESESEIEEDSEEEDTSSSEDNSPDEDEEDSEESEDDDEMDEDKPTLKTRQSAFKSWAVQQINEAAGFKPTEGAVTQEEQVFDPSKLPATHNTTQEEPLPRELQVTHGDPNRKAYSVAVDRTEEIQAARLGLPVVGEEQKIMEAIHNNSVVVIWGATGSGKTTQLPQFLFESGFGSPGSPNPGLIGVTQPRRVAAVSMANRVSQELGQHAEKVSYQIRFESTASKKTAIKFMTDGILLREIADDFALRKYSIILIDEAHERSVNTDILIGMVSRIVGLRKSLSEEDPSVKPLKVVIMSATLRISDFTENPSLFRDGAPPLVQAEGRQYPVAVHFSRRTQRDYVEDAFRKVSRGHRKLPAGGMLVFLTGQNEIRQLSKRLKQAFKPTQREDTTQAKVQLSATEAPLEAEDLELGGTEMDNPGHDDYDSDMEITGLDDAEEDEGFELAEGEEAMDSSTRVHVLPLYSQLPTKEQMKVFEPAPENSRLIILATNVAETSLTIPGIKYVFDCGRAKEKQFDLFTGVQSFQVGWISKASANQRAGRAGRTGPGHCYRMYSSAVYESEFAEYTDPEILRTPIEGVVLQMKSMGLHNVINFPFPTPPSRQGLAKAEKLLKNLGALTADGQVTPIGRRLSTYPLSPRFSKMLHIGHQHGCMPYVIALVAALAVGDLFVPENQLDPNQPLPTTAKKQVDDDSDSDSDRRKVYTNADRLKDDERAQRNKAYARAQRLFSKHDDTSDALKSLSAICAYGYASDGDSFSEKMFLRAKAFKEATQLRRQLTDIVRSNNPGLVPAYEARLPEPSSKQIKALKQIVTAGFIDHVAIRADQAPVPPENPRTPRRAIDVPYLTLFRSRDGKGEDLQERAVYVHPSSLLAKLSPKEMPKYITYSHLQQSSASLVSDQVPRIRMFPLVVPSGLQLSAIAHDTPLIEYGKPIGKADAIEGVPPRRSCWVIPSLVGDEGGVGWPMPAKKVVQKKDAKQGWVIEKFVA
- a CDS encoding proteasome assembly chaperone 3 codes for the protein MAESFDTSPLENSLNLPFPATTKQIAGLVNGIQTDVVIMSFSDKIMVTISQAGRLAHWLHVPMENQNPGTEGMHTLAEGDDTLLPLKSLTTTTLLGGYSPGQDTSGQLLARQIATAIAMKTPSEKRLLLVGLGLGKSIADRDSFFAIVDLALQCL
- a CDS encoding mRNA binding protein Pumilio 2, putative, with the translated sequence MAANATSVHNARSNRASNMTSSGMNDRNRGSQGNGVGKGFGASKASWKNNIWGDSNLGGFGDEQHLSETAFEGKSGSGSLLSTSESDGWSGRANLPWSTVNTNPSFQNRGLATSPTQTRANDRSAPAINETSESSYFALPRTTGINTTVGTASHRPYLNAGSEGVSPSGEGITFGGFAGRRPMNNAGLGGSPVGATFPVKPGFASPLDGTSGDSMGASMGMSSLGSGIVEHVSPPQGRSALSHASHNSASYTTQRPAHSAHPSFYSDNHSVDGRYSSGSMDLSAGFNKLQLNEANYPSQVTPRPSFIPHASFDGSFQRGKYQNNEDTYQALGYTAEAVQELQLAYHARSRAANTGSISPSDYVRMDSPIYAGVDAAAAQYRNASVSESQVAAFERRLRSFQEQELAQGAARMQYPPSYDFQAYQASRLNAISGFYPVGNLSGLGAAALISRAQREHDPTQVVRSPLLEEFRANSKGNKRYELKDIYNHVVEFSGDQHGSRFIQQKLETANSDEKEQVFREIQPNCLQLMTDVFGNYVVQKLFEHGNQTQKKILANQMRGHVLALSTQMYGCRVVQKALEHILTDQQAAMVKELENHVLKCVRDQNGNHVIQKAIERVPSQHVQFIINAFRGQVNRLAAHPYGCRVIQRMLEHCEEVDRQSILAELHACTSNLIPDQFGNYVIQHVIENGDEKDRTRMIDIVMGQLLAYSKHKFASNVVEKSIEFGAEHERIHIISTLTSANDRGESPLLGLMRDQYGNYVIQKVLGQLKHVEREALIDQIKPLLGQLKKFSYGKQIVAIEKLIFDPTSSATGPLPHATSTTPPHSHKSSPQPAKRSIPTEQPRAPFVGNAPPTPPPTDAQPTVDTTLESKALAKSTVTSVSSPETGNTGVTVPVDVTSAH
- a CDS encoding Pre-mRNA-splicing factor cwc21 — protein: MSSNVGLTTPRGSGTSGYVQRNSALLKPRNTGYGAPYPPISGANGSGTMDRPFKQRVPDKQILEHDRKRAIEVKVMEERERLEEENERIEEEADKKNKGKSEGKKEQDGEADEGEKVLSEEEIDERCDALRQLLLVKLEEDLKRSESGFKKPFAGSGAGAGAAAGRDRRNLKSYQVHELAEAKIEETERLRRAFGLREDRETGEISSSRDYREKRRD